The following DNA comes from Papaver somniferum cultivar HN1 chromosome 4, ASM357369v1, whole genome shotgun sequence.
TTCATTCTGGTTATGATTGTTAAAGAATTGATTTGTAGTTTCTGACTGTTCCCACATCCTAAATGCAAAAAAACTTAAGTTTGGAAGCGGACCTTGGTGTTCATCATGATAACTTCAAACTTGTTCTTTAATAGAAACTTGCAAGGGGAAGGTCTGGAAACATTAAGGTTTGAGGAGCTCGATCAACTTGAAAACCAATTAGAGGTTACATTAAAGCAGGTCAGATCAGAAAAGGTAAGGTATTTGGTAAACCATCATGGTACAAAGGAACTTTCTCATGTGTTGTCATTCATGTTCTCGCAGTGCTTACATGCATAATACTGAATTTAGTTACAAGTACTTGCTGTGTATATTTTAGTGGAGACGAATTTATGATGTATTACATAGGGAATCATCTAAACCAAGGGCtttatggtttctgctgattaaATTGGGTATGTATGTTTTTTTTGTAGACTCAATCTATGTTTGGACATCTTGCCGagcttcaacaaaaggtatgcgaaCTGCATTATTCAGTTTCAGGTTTTTACATATATAGATGTAATGGGAATACAAATCCGTTTTACCATTGTTTTTAATGTATCCCAGGAACAAATGCAGCGGGAAGCTAATAAGACCCTGAGTAAGAAGGTAATATATGTCAATATACTCGTCACAAACATTTGCGTCAGAGCTTATCTTATATAGAGATAATAGATGATATGCCATGAACAGGAGTCAACTTGCTCAGTTCATTGTTGCTAATTAAGCTTTAACTGAACCTATGCACTAGTAGAATCTGATAGGCTGTTACCTTTTTCTTTTTACAAAGATGGAAGAAGATAATGCAGAAACTGCACTACGATTGTCATGGAAAGTGGCTGAACAACAGAGGCAGCAGGGGATGGACGAAGATAAAGCAGATATGGCACTACAATTGTCATGGCACTACAATTGTCATGGCAAGCGGGTGAACAGCAAAGGCAGCAGCAGATTGACAAAGATAAGGCAGAAATGGCACTACAATTGTCATGGAAAGCGGATGAACAGCAAAGGCAGCAGCAGATTGACAAAGAAAAGGCAGAAATGGCATTACAATTGTCATGGGAAGCGGATGAACAGCAAAGGCAGCAGCAGATTGACAAAGATAAGGCAGAAATGGCACTACAATTGTCATGGCAAGTTGATGAACAGCAAAGGCAGCAGCAGATTGACAAAGATAAGGCAGAAATGGCACTACAATTGTCATGGCAAGCGGATGAACAGCAAAGGCAGCAGCAGATTGACAAAGATAAGGCAGAAATGACACTACAATTGTCATGGCAAGCGGATGAACAGCAAAGGCAGCAGCAGATTGACAAAGATAAGGCAGAAATGGCGCTACAATTGTCATGGCAAATGGATGAACAGCAAAGGCAGCAGCAGATGGACGAAGATAAGGCTGAAAATGCACTACAGTTGTCATGGCACGCGGGTCAGcaacaatggcagcagcagatgGACGCAGATAAGGCTGAAAGTGCACTACAGCTGTCATGGCAAGTGGGTGAGcaacaatggcagcagcagattAACAAAGATAAGGTAGATATTGCACTGCAGTTGTCATGGCAAGCAGGTGAACAACAAAGACAGATTTCATACAATCATTACGCAAATGCTGTTCAATCAGAGTGTTTTTTCCAGGCTTTAGAGTGCAGTCCCTCTTCGCAAATCGGGTATATCATCTTTCTTACATTCCAACAATTTTTTTTACATTCCAACAAAATATAACACTAAAACAGAATAATCTTTTAGTTCTGTTGCAATATGATTTTATCCAGATTagtctttttctttctttagttataattttatttagttttctggTTACAGGAACAATCACTTGAGTAACACAGGTAATATGATGAATGTTACAGCCCCAGCACAAGACTTGATAAGCTTTTTACCTGGGTGGATGCTATAACTTGTTTAACACCATGATGCATGAAGGTATATGCATATTATGCTTCCACATGCTCATattttatagaagaagaagaCACGGATTACAGTAAATTTTATCTTTTATGAAGACGGTTTTTGGTTCGTACATATCTATATAGACATAGATGAGAGACTAGAAAATGCTCATATTTTGCAGGAGAAAAAGATACAGATTAGAGTATATTTTTATCTGCTGTGAAGAAGGTTTTTGGTCTATATAGACATAGATGAGAGACTAGAAATGAAGTTTTTGTTAATGCAGGAAAGAATataattatcatgatgaaaaacaTCTGTGCAAGAATGAATGGTCATATTCTTACATAAGTACTACTAGAaggaaaaattcaaatttttggcaGCACTCTTGTTTTGCAATTGACATTGAATTGAAGTCCATATTGTATATTTTTGTCATTGGCTCGTTTGAAATGAGgcctaacagggggttagtcgtgggagagttcgagagattttaatgtatttgggttttctcctgttagtcctgagggagtttgagggagtctttccaaatccccgttagtcgtgggggagtttagaggagtctcctaaactccctagaaaacacctgttagtcgttggagagtttaaaaaaagctcttgaactccctgttagtcataaaaccctacaatactagggagttggttgctttggggagttcgaaggagtttttagtgtattttggtctcacaacaaatctctcaaaagagtagagattttacagggggttagtcgtgggagagttcgagagattttaatgtatttgagttttctcctgttagtcctgagggagtttgagggagtctctccaaatccccgttagtcgtgggggagtttagaggagtctcctaaactccctaaAAAACATCTGTTAGTCGCTggagagtttaaaaaaagctcttgaactccatgttagtcataaaaccctacaatattagggagttggttgctttggggagttcgaaggagtttttagtgtattttggtctcacaacaaatctctcaaaagagtagagattttacagggggttagtcgtggaaGAGTTCGAGAAATTTTAATGTATtttgggttttctcctgttagtcctgagggagtttgagggagtctctccaaatccccgttagtcgtgggggagtttagaggagtctcctaaactccctagaaaacacctgttagtagctggagagtttaaaaaaagctcttgaactccctgttagtcataaaaccctacaatactagggagttggttgctttggggagttcgaaggagttcttagtgtattttggtctcacaaaaaatctctcaaaagagtatagattttacagggggttagtcgtgggagagttcgagagattttaatgtatttgggttttctcctgttagtcctgagggagtttgagggagtctctccaaatccccgttagtcgtgggggagtttagaggagtctcctaaactccctagaaaacacctgttagtcgctggagagtttaaaaaaagctcttgaactccctgttagtcataaaaccctacaatactagggagttggttgttttggggagttcgagggagtttttagtgtattttggtctcacaacaaatctctcaaaagagtagagattttagtgtattttggtctcacaaccaaatttggttcaaaatctttcttttcaaatcacacggatttctcaaatctcaccaacaaaaatgttgttcccaACATGATGAAATGATTGTCAGATGATGGCCATTATGATACGGTGAAACAGTTCTAGGAAAACATTAGGATAGTGATCTAGAGTCCATGAAAACGTGtggatatatagatttgtttagatctacatatcccgtaagatgcaccagcaaaaaaaaaagtagaagtcttcacaattagcgcttccctgagttgaattacattaccacttctgcaaccaccgtcaaaactattttctcaccactaccatcaccacctataaccaaccactactcccttaaccaccccaaataagaaccctaattttagaaataaaTAAGATTCAATAAATGCTATAGCTCggagaaaatattttgaaccaaattttaattccatcacaatacgtgacacatttggtcgctctcggtggaaagttagtaaaaacttcaacaggaaaatgtggaaaaatgttcgtgaacaaagggagttagaattgtatggagaccgttaaattgaagggaaaaaaaattatctcgttgcacaaaataacatactattgatacagagatatgatcattttcatttattttttttcttttgattaaagatcaatgttatttgcaaatgagggtttattgtttcttaaaagagaatgagttaggagtgaactctctcaaactcccacaAACTCCCTCTAATGAActttctcaaactccctacactcccccaaactccctgaactcaaaaacaccaaactctctcaatctccctacactctctcaaaatctctcaaaattcctgagatttaaaatacactcaactccccagaaatcactcgaggactaaccccctgtaaattTCCTTAATTCAACTTTCAACCTGGAATGGGCAATAGCCCACCAACAACCTTATCCCACTCAAGTCAACAACAATTGAGGGCCCATTATATTACAGTGTTTCCATTTATCACCTGAAAGCAGTGTATTTGCTAAAATTTTGGACTTCCAGATTTGCGCCTTCTCCTAAGAGTTAGGTTCGGTTttcactctaaatatcgtatcagccgaaccatatatttttccaagttcggctTATTCAAAAAATCATATTAACCAAACATGTTACTGATTTTCCATAaaacacttaaattcatacacatttaagGGTTAGGCCTTTTATTCATATGTTTTCAATTGTGCTGCCTTTTCATAGcatgaatcaaacaaaaaaaatggaaattactaaaagtgttaagaaagtgaagtctaatgatggagaataccaaggtccaaattcaactcattaaaatcaaggaaatcttatcttcaacttcaagagaatgaaaagacaaacacatctcaaaaagaatgaggtcattccgacgtcagacgaaaaagttatggccaaaacaagatcgaaagactTGAGTCTGCAgagagaaggttcggctgataactcatcaaCACGAACTAGCCGAACCTAAAGtctgcaaatcaatattttcgaagtgtttacagagagttgttcggcttgaaagtgataTAATCGattcagccgaacctgacaaccacctggggtaaatttcacttctcaggttccGCCGGGAAAGGTTGGCAAGGTATTAGCAGAACCTGGCACTGTTCCGGGAAATATTTGGACACCAAATTGACTTTATGTCGAGAgaatattgttagagaatagctcggttaaacccaccaagcgttggtatgtcaagtttggttgtcatattttagtgaactaaaactcatttaaagagtcgcttgattatttactagagtcaacttcgtataggttagcttgaaagtattaggatatgagaaattacaagtattatgtcaagacttgaagaatgtgaagaagtaaggagctacaacgacgacatcatccttccacgtgaggttagtaatatgtgacttgaactgtttcattccgtatctttcaagtcgtgcatattgaaaacataactgcgaagctgtgaatgattatactctagttagacatagtattaaagaataaaatacgaagtataacacctatgaacttcgtatataatacatcgacataatcgtatgaatgctattgtgattatgtatgggtatgggtgaagatttcgtcctaggaaataatgttttacattagtttaaaggaagtacaattcataagcttgttttatgaatcgaaagggaaatcactaggcttattggtattgctattcattgcaaatatttggattaccaatatgtgtgtttagtataaccgctcatgacttgcttatgtttttggtaaaactattcacaaggcctgacttttgtattggtatgacttttattagtgaaaccgatcttaagtaatcacctgagatggtatgatcgatttgttgtaattggtatgaccaaatctagacattgggggaccgctcctagtaataggtgcaaccgatcacaaaaggggaatcgaccTTGtaagtgcaacaagtttttagttattggaaACCGTTCCTAtgagtttttagttattgggaaccgatcctaggaacatgtgcaacaaatacaagttagataccatatatatgtggtaaccgatcctagtacctagtcaactaagttttggtaactagcgtgactaattctagtatacacatggaggtagaaacgaaacttgttttggtagaaccgtgaaacccatgatttgtgatttgataggataatcaatcacatagttcttgaaagtcagatgaactaattctaaacttgtttggaagtgtggcaaatcgattccaagattgtaaatatgaaaaaggatttacaaagtaaatatgtcgatatactttgaacatgtgcagtaactcttatcttttatcgttcaaagatattccttaatagctaaagaagaatcccggatcaaaataaattgagaatcttttaattaaggtttttcgttttatatgcttttaatttctagcaattaaaatgcatatctttagaaaataaaattagtaatgtgcatttactagttggagattttctactgagatttcggtcattaattggacagagcatttccaggaattatgaaaaccgattttttgTTTATTGCTTATCTTTGAGAGtaatcggttttggaaattccttggtgtccaaacttccttggtctataaatattgcagtttgcatttcaagcaaactaatcctcagagccagcaaaactacctagttgtgttgttactggtggagccgcctattcggagaagaaagtagcctaattaggcgaaatctcttacgaccgctcggtttaaagacttatttgggattgagaagctctattagtaccgttggtgggaaactagaaaattacaatttattattagttttcgattgatttgattgactaacggttgttgaaatttgattgcacctagtttgtttatgattgagaatcttctcttctgatataagattcactcaaactagatcgaagtttcgacgaggctctttagactgtttatagttctaaagacgtcttgcgataatccattgttaacagactccgttttgtgtgtgattgatcacaagagattcaagttgattgtgtgcaggtgtttatttaaaatctaagaagatttgaagaccaagaagatatttgggttcataatgtttggtgtgcacaatacttgtttcggctggaaaaggatccaactataatcggtttatctgtgtgatagatttgattgattagttgagtagatctgcatcaatacaattctttgtgattcaaagtattggttgcaaaatcttgacaattactttggtaattgttattggatagatctaaggacctgacaaaggagtttatagggataaacgggagagccttttgtcaaactcatatcacttggttgaaaagagttgttaccgaacacatttgttgttcctttactgtttagaatacaaaccaaaggaattgttccaagttgttaccgaacagatttgttgttcctttactatataagggaaaactctagcaactggaaaacctaatcccgacactttcatgtgtcctagttgcgtactagagtcgattttccttaaacctaggtttttccaaaaccattataggttaacgacttgaagacttcatttgggattcgtgaagccagatccaattattttctttgtagttgcgtattatgatcttactttatctatcgtattgagttttatcttctctaagatttaatcgagatttatatccgataggtaagatataaaaagtaatcacaacagttcttcgtctcagactcttgtgattccgcaataagtTTTCCTATTAATTAGTTGGGTTCTTGTgaagtgactaatatttctaggatgctcttcgggagtataaaaccggattattagttggttcttgttcaccttgatttatcaaaagacggaacaaaaaccgaataaagaatagacatatctgtgggaaacagatttgtttataagtcttcgactttgggtcatagcaactcttagttttgggtgagatcagctaagggaatcaagtacgcagaatccagcgtggttctagaggcgtgaggaatacgactgtaccttaatcggtgtgagacttggttatggctcaactacattccagtccgaagttaacttgtagtgggttatagtctgtagcggattaatacaatttggtgttcaaatatggactaggtcccggggtttttctgcatttgcagtttcctcattaataaaatttctggtgtatgtgttatttcttttccgctttatatttgtttatataattgaaatatcacaggttgtgcgtagttcaatcagttgataaatccgaccttgtttgttgtatagaacttgattgacacttgggcattggttttcggtaccgtccaagttatttctcatatcaatcaggctcgcagatttctatctgtttgatttgctgattatattgagaaagagataaaaactctttgatataattcttgattgggtctcgcttttaagttggtgctctcggaattacattggagtttaatccatacagattgccgaactaattattgggtgttgttgttatacccccgctttttcagtagatATGTCTGACCTAGTTTATTGCGTAAGACTTTGTTGATTCTTGGACACTGGTCTTTGATagcgtccaagtaatctctttgtgattaggttcacagatttgATTATGTAAATggtctaatcgcaagagagagagatataactctagatactattccttgattgagtttagctCTCGGAGTTATGTTGATTTTTTACAGACAGATTtcttacgaaaaagttggtggtgtattttggtacctctGATATTTTCAGTTTTGCTTCCATAGTACCAATATCGTATGAAAAATTGCTATCATTTTGGAAACATTGTCGTGTTATTGGGTATGATATGGAAAActgtaaaaagaataaaaaataatgCTTCCTTAGCTCTTGTTGATGAGATATTTTTTATGTACTGCAAGAGCACGGTTTTCTATTGGACAATATGCAAGTACGGATCGATCTACATGGACTAATTAATTGTTATCTTTAATCTTTAATTAAATTATATGAAACAAATAAGAATtgattggaaatatcaattgatCCCAATTAATTAgagcagaaaataaaagtacacCAGGGTTTTTGGAATCCACCAA
Coding sequences within:
- the LOC113275766 gene encoding uncharacterized protein LOC113275766 isoform X2, which translates into the protein MQLWVRLSIYIRCVLMLLWCGQLMFSRWNPIDRRTIFLCYVLNFVSMLETLEKYERIKGILPVSSEPVVNDIEDEALQDYLQLKARAEVLQQNYRNLQGEGLETLRFEELDQLENQLEVTLKQVRSEKTQSMFGHLAELQQKEQMQREANKTLSKKMEEDNAETALRLSWKVAEQQRQQGMDEDKADMALQLSWHYNCHGKRVNSKGSSRLTKIRQKWHYNCHGKRMNSKGSSRLTKKRQKWHYNCHGKRMNSKGSSRLTKIRQKWHYNCHGKLMNSKGSSRLTKIRQKWHYNCHGKRMNSKGSSRLTKIRQK
- the LOC113275766 gene encoding MADS-box protein EJ2-like isoform X1, whose amino-acid sequence is MNNLEIQHRGRGKKRDIKRIEDKAQRHLSFYRRKSTLLKKARDLSYDSENEVALIIFSSEGKLSEFSSTSSMLETLEKYERIKGILPVSSEPVVNDIEDEALQDYLQLKARAEVLQQNYRNLQGEGLETLRFEELDQLENQLEVTLKQVRSEKTQSMFGHLAELQQKEQMQREANKTLSKKMEEDNAETALRLSWKVAEQQRQQGMDEDKADMALQLSWHYNCHGKRVNSKGSSRLTKIRQKWHYNCHGKRMNSKGSSRLTKKRQKWHYNCHGKRMNSKGSSRLTKIRQKWHYNCHGKLMNSKGSSRLTKIRQKWHYNCHGKRMNSKGSSRLTKIRQK
- the LOC113275766 gene encoding MADS-box transcription factor 1-like isoform X3, which produces MFSRWNPIDRRTIFLCYVLNFVSMLETLEKYERIKGILPVSSEPVVNDIEDEALQDYLQLKARAEVLQQNYRNLQGEGLETLRFEELDQLENQLEVTLKQVRSEKTQSMFGHLAELQQKEQMQREANKTLSKKMEEDNAETALRLSWKVAEQQRQQGMDEDKADMALQLSWHYNCHGKRVNSKGSSRLTKIRQKWHYNCHGKRMNSKGSSRLTKKRQKWHYNCHGKRMNSKGSSRLTKIRQKWHYNCHGKLMNSKGSSRLTKIRQKWHYNCHGKRMNSKGSSRLTKIRQK
- the LOC113275766 gene encoding putative uncharacterized protein DDB_G0271606 isoform X4; its protein translation is MALQLSWQAGEQQRQQQIDKDKAEMALQLSWKADEQQRQQQIDKEKAEMALQLSWEADEQQRQQQIDKDKAEMALQLSWQVDEQQRQQQIDKDKAEMALQLSWQADEQQRQQQIDKDKAEMTLQLSWQADEQQRQQQIDKDKAEMALQLSWQMDEQQRQQQMDEDKAENALQLSWHAGQQQWQQQMDADKAESALQLSWQVGEQQWQQQINKDKVDIALQLSWQAGEQQRQISYNHYANAVQSECFFQALECSPSSQIGNNHLSNTGNMMNVTAPAQDLISFLPGWML